In Marivirga salinae, a single window of DNA contains:
- a CDS encoding DinB family protein, which translates to MQVITNHKVIRNNFEKVVEKVNEADLVMIPAGFNNHIIWNIGHAVVTQNVLLYGMSGLDFTLPTDFIKRYKKGSFPSEIENPKTELEHIFELGKIADEQLGYDIREMRFSDYQKYETSFGITLTSFNDALQFNNIHEAVHLGYVMALKRALGY; encoded by the coding sequence ATGCAAGTAATCACTAATCATAAGGTTATCAGAAATAATTTTGAAAAGGTAGTAGAAAAGGTAAATGAAGCAGATTTAGTCATGATTCCTGCTGGCTTTAATAATCATATTATTTGGAATATAGGGCATGCGGTTGTTACACAGAATGTTTTGCTTTATGGAATGTCAGGTTTGGATTTCACACTTCCCACTGATTTTATAAAAAGATATAAAAAAGGAAGCTTTCCATCTGAGATTGAAAATCCTAAAACTGAATTGGAGCATATATTTGAATTAGGCAAAATTGCGGATGAGCAATTGGGTTATGATATTAGAGAAATGAGATTTAGTGATTACCAAAAGTATGAAACCAGTTTCGGAATTACATTAACTAGCTTTAATGATGCTTTGCAGTTTAACAATATTCATGAAGCGGTACATTTAGGGTATGTTATGGCATTAAAAAGAGCATTGGGGTATTAA
- a CDS encoding o-succinylbenzoate synthase: protein MKFTTASIQHHTLQFKFEAGTSRGTLKEKDTWYLKLFSDNKLIGIGEAGPLKGLSVEPLDQMETKLEKVCEQLIGMQIPKSIEEAFEIAKDISPDGFPSIRFAIETALLDALQGGKKLIFDTPFYQGKERIPINGLIWMGSEEFMQKQIQEKLDAGFDCIKMKIGAIDFETELNLLKSIRAKFSKNEITLRVDANGAFSPDEAMSKLTQLAALDLHSIEQPIKARQINEMTKLCTSTPLPIALDEELIGVNAYEDKEKLLKQTQPQYIILKPSLIGGIQSTLEWIKIAESMNIGWWMTSMLESNIGLNAICQLASYLKVKMPQGLGTGQLYHNNIASPISIANGETYYDLTKEWEEL, encoded by the coding sequence ATGAAATTCACTACAGCCTCCATCCAACACCACACCCTCCAATTCAAATTTGAAGCAGGTACTTCTCGTGGTACTCTAAAGGAAAAAGATACATGGTATTTGAAGCTGTTTTCAGATAATAAACTAATTGGAATAGGAGAGGCAGGGCCTTTGAAAGGACTAAGTGTAGAGCCATTAGATCAAATGGAGACTAAATTGGAAAAGGTTTGCGAACAATTGATTGGCATGCAAATTCCGAAATCTATAGAAGAAGCATTTGAAATTGCAAAAGATATTTCTCCTGACGGTTTTCCTTCCATTCGCTTTGCAATAGAAACAGCTTTATTGGATGCTTTGCAAGGCGGTAAAAAACTAATTTTTGATACCCCATTTTATCAAGGTAAAGAAAGAATTCCGATCAATGGATTAATATGGATGGGAAGTGAGGAATTCATGCAGAAGCAAATTCAGGAGAAATTAGATGCGGGATTTGATTGCATTAAAATGAAGATTGGAGCCATTGATTTTGAAACTGAATTGAATCTTTTAAAATCCATTCGTGCTAAATTTAGCAAAAATGAAATTACCTTAAGAGTTGATGCTAATGGCGCTTTTTCACCTGATGAAGCCATGAGTAAACTAACTCAACTGGCAGCATTGGATTTACATTCTATAGAGCAACCTATTAAAGCAAGGCAGATAAATGAAATGACAAAACTATGCACTTCAACTCCATTGCCTATCGCTTTAGATGAGGAGCTGATTGGAGTAAATGCTTATGAGGATAAAGAAAAGCTATTAAAACAAACCCAACCTCAATATATTATTCTAAAACCTAGTTTGATTGGTGGGATCCAATCTACTTTGGAGTGGATTAAAATAGCCGAATCCATGAATATTGGTTGGTGGATGACCAGTATGCTAGAATCTAATATCGGCTTAAATGCTATTTGCCAGTTAGCATCTTATTTAAAAGTAAAAATGCCTCAAGGCTTGGGGACAGGTCAATTATATCATAATAATATAGCCTCACCTATCAGCATAGCCAATGGCGAGACTTATTATGATCTTACAAAGGAATGGGAGGAATTATGA